Proteins co-encoded in one Candida albicans SC5314 chromosome 3, complete sequence genomic window:
- the RPL12 gene encoding 60S ribosomal protein uL11 (Ribosomal protein L12, 60S ribosomal subunit; downregulated by human whole blood or polymorphonuclear cells; genes encoding cytoplasmic ribosomal subunits are downregulated upon phagocytosis by macrophage; Tbf1p-activated; Hap43p-induced): MPPKFDPNEVKFLYLRAVGGEVGASSALAPKIGPLGLSPKKVGEDIAKATKEYKGIKVTVQLRIQNRQATASVVPSASSLVITALKEPVRDRKKEKNVKHSGNIPLDEIFEIARKMQHKSFGKNLASVSKEILGTAQSVGCRVDGKNPHDIIDAINAGEIDVPEN; this comes from the coding sequence ATGCCTCCAAAATTTGATCCAAATGAAGTTAAATTCCTTTACTTAAGAGCTGTTGGTGGTGAAGTTGGTGCTTCATCTGCTTTAGCTCCAAAGATTGGTCCATTAGGTTTATCCCCAAAGAAAGTTGGTGAAGATATTGCCAAAGCCACCAAAGAATACAAAGGTATTAAAGTTACTGTTCAATTGAGAATTCAAAACAGACAAGCTACTGCTTCTGTTGTTCCATCCGCTTCATCTTTAGTCATCACCGCTTTGAAAGAACCAGTCAGAGACagaaagaaggaaaagaaCGTCAAACACTCTGGTAACATTCCATTAGATGAAATCTTTGAAATTGCCAGAAAAATGCAACACAAATCATTCGGTAAGAATTTGGCATCTGTCTCCAAGGAAATCTTGGGTACTGCTCAATCTGTTGGTTGTAGAGTTGATGGTAAGAACCCTCATGACATCATTGACGCCATCAACGCTGGTGAAATTGATGTTCCAGAAAACTAG
- a CDS encoding uncharacterized protein (Has domain(s) with predicted fatty-acyl-CoA binding activity), with amino-acid sequence MSDSVDRVFVKAIATIRALSSRSNYGSLPRPPAENRIKLYGLYKQATEGDVDGVMPRPVGFTAEDEGAKKKWDAWKREQGLSKTEAKKRYVSYLIETMRVYASGTSEARELLNELEYLWEQIKDLPSSDEETDHHHIPLPSRSPTFSQTDRFSNRTPSITGARTTGTSNLNNIYSHSRRNTTLSLNEYVQQQRMQHQNQQQLHDTTSQPGAPVGGGGGGGGSIYSLPGRMGANNVIEDFKNWQSEVNMVINKLTREFVNSRREVQGNENGDPSTGDRDEELDDVEIIKRRIIHILKFVGWNALKFLKNFAVSLITFMFIVWCIKKNVHVERTYVKQPTNNANKSKKELIINMVLNTDENKWFIRLLGFINRFIGFV; translated from the exons atgTCAGATAGCGTTG ACCGTGTGTTTGTGAAAGCAATTGCAACTATTAGAGCGTTATCGTCTCGCTCAAACTATGGATCATTACCCCGACCTCCAGCTGAAAATAGAATCAAATTATATGGATTATACAAACAAGCAACAGAAGGTGATGTGGATGGAGTTATGCCTCGTCCAGTTGGATTTACAGCAGAAGATGAAGGtgccaaaaagaaatgggATGCATGGAAACGTGAACAAGGGTTGAGCAAAACTGAGGCGAAAAAGAGGTATGTTTCATATCTTATTGAAACCATGAGAGTTTATGCCAGTGGAACTCTGGAAGCACgagaattattaaatgaattggaaTATTTATGGGAACAGATTAAAGATTTACCTAGTAGTGATGAAGAAACTGACCATCATCATATACCGTTACCTTCAAGATCCCCCACATTTAGTCAAACTGACAGATTTTCCAATAGAACCCCTAGTATAACTGGAGCAAGAACTACTGGCACTAGCAATTTGAATAACATCTATTCCCACTCGAGGAGAAATACTACATTATCTTTGAACGAATATgtccaacaacaaagaatgCAACACCAAAATCAGCAACAGCTACATGATACTACGTCTCAACCAGGAGCTCCTGTTGGAGGCGGCGGCGGTGGGGGCGGGTCTATATATTCATTACCTGGAAGAATGGGAGCTAACAATGTTATTGAggatttcaaaaattggcAAAGTGAAGTTAATATGGTCATAAACAAGTTAACAAGAGAGTTTGTCAACTCTAGACGAGAAGTTCAAGGGAATGAAAATGGCGATCCATCTACAGGAGATAgagatgaagaattggatgATGTTGAGATCATCAAACGAAGAATAATtcatattttgaaatttgtgGGTTGGAATGCGTTGAAATTTCTTAAGAATTTCGCAGTTAGTTTAATTACGTTTATGTTCATTGTTTGGTGTATTAAAAAGAATGTTCATGTGGAAAGAACATACGTGAaacaaccaacaaataatgctaataaactgaaaaaggaattaattattaacaTGGTTTTAAATACCgatgaaaataaatggTTCATTAGATTATTAGGTTTTATTAATAGATTTATT